One part of the Ralstonia pickettii genome encodes these proteins:
- a CDS encoding MerR family transcriptional regulator, translated as MTPFLTIAQVAEATGLSTHTLRYYERIGLLDSVQRRDNGHRVFRAEDMTWLEFLLRLRDTGMPIAQMQAYAALRRQGDSLDSVSARQRLLELHAAALEAELRARAETLAVLRVKLVVYDGIRARIEAAEGTGGAEGAKGSASSSSKSKHKPKRQPNEDAHDPDHPHRTSRKPRQPAGRSLRAGLAKTQGSR; from the coding sequence ATGACCCCATTCCTGACCATCGCCCAGGTTGCAGAAGCCACCGGCCTGTCGACGCATACGCTGCGCTATTACGAGCGCATCGGCCTGCTCGACAGCGTGCAGCGGCGCGATAACGGCCATCGTGTCTTCCGTGCCGAAGACATGACGTGGCTGGAGTTCCTGCTGCGCCTGCGCGATACCGGCATGCCGATCGCGCAGATGCAGGCGTACGCCGCGCTGCGGCGGCAGGGCGACAGTCTGGACAGTGTGTCGGCGCGCCAACGCCTGCTGGAGTTGCATGCGGCGGCGCTGGAAGCGGAGCTGCGCGCGCGGGCCGAGACGCTGGCCGTGCTGCGCGTCAAACTCGTTGTCTACGACGGCATCCGGGCACGGATTGAAGCCGCGGAAGGCACGGGAGGCGCGGAAGGCGCCAAGGGCTCTGCTTCCTCATCTTCCAAATCGAAGCACAAGCCAAAACGCCAACCGAACGAGGACGCGCATGACCCCGACCACCCACACCGCACAAGCCGCAAACCACGCCAACCTGCAGGACGATCGCTACGCGCGGGGCTGGCAAAAACTCAAGGAAGTCGATGA
- a CDS encoding alkaline phosphatase family protein, with protein sequence MSPQKTLAVAVLSTLACGLSAHVHADDDDDHASHARAKHVLLISVDGLHQSDLDWYVGNHPGSTLARLVRQGVSYRNARTPFPSDSFPGMVGQVTGGNPKTTGIYYDDAYSRSLLPAGTTAANCHSTKPGAEVFYAEVIAKDPNRLDSGQGIPGLYADLSKISQLTGRALDLIDPALLPVSPVTCAPVYPHQYLKVNTVFEVARKHGLHTAWSDKHAAYEILNGPSGQGIDDLFAPEINSSVTDPSLPAGPGADWTKDNTNTQRYDSFKVQAVLNWLKGHDHAGNGTPGVPAILGMNFQAVSTAQKLNKSAYYPDPSNTANKVSGGLGGYTNSGTVPGVVLQSALTFVDNKLGELVKAADPSNTVVIVSAKHGQSPNSRADLTIINDGDMIDALNCAWEKYAATCKDATKPHLVAHAMDDDGILLWLNDRSPAALHFTKQFLLGYSGTGLGSDAAGNAVAKPFTQAGASRFVVGEEVADFFGAKPSDDRVPDVVGIAQQGTVWAGSKLSKIAEHGGFRPENRHVPIVVWGAGVNAGIVDERVDTNQIAPTILSELGLKPHELQAVQIEGTKRLPHLH encoded by the coding sequence GTGTCCCCCCAGAAAACTCTTGCTGTTGCCGTGCTTTCCACGCTGGCATGTGGTCTGTCTGCACACGTGCACGCCGATGACGATGACGATCATGCGAGCCACGCGCGCGCGAAGCATGTCCTGCTGATTTCGGTCGACGGCTTGCATCAGTCCGATCTTGACTGGTACGTCGGCAACCATCCGGGTTCCACGCTGGCGCGCCTCGTGCGCCAGGGCGTGAGCTACCGCAATGCGCGCACACCGTTCCCGTCGGACTCGTTTCCGGGCATGGTCGGCCAGGTCACCGGCGGCAACCCGAAGACCACCGGCATCTACTACGACGACGCGTACAGCCGCAGCCTGCTTCCGGCCGGCACGACGGCCGCCAACTGCCACTCCACCAAGCCGGGTGCTGAAGTTTTCTATGCCGAGGTCATCGCGAAAGACCCGAACCGTCTTGACAGCGGCCAGGGCATCCCGGGCCTGTATGCCGATCTTTCGAAGATCTCGCAACTGACGGGCCGCGCGCTGGACCTGATCGATCCGGCGCTTCTACCGGTATCGCCCGTCACCTGCGCGCCGGTGTATCCGCACCAGTATCTGAAGGTCAACACGGTATTCGAAGTGGCGCGCAAGCACGGCCTGCATACGGCATGGTCGGACAAGCATGCCGCGTACGAAATCCTCAACGGACCGAGTGGCCAGGGTATCGACGACCTGTTCGCGCCCGAGATCAACAGCTCCGTGACCGACCCGTCGCTGCCGGCCGGGCCCGGCGCCGACTGGACGAAAGACAATACAAACACGCAACGTTACGACAGCTTCAAGGTGCAGGCCGTGTTGAACTGGCTCAAGGGTCACGACCACGCCGGCAACGGCACGCCGGGCGTGCCTGCCATTCTTGGCATGAACTTCCAGGCTGTGTCGACCGCACAGAAGCTGAACAAGTCGGCGTATTACCCGGACCCATCCAACACTGCCAACAAGGTGTCGGGTGGCCTGGGTGGCTACACCAACAGTGGCACGGTGCCGGGCGTGGTCCTGCAAAGCGCGCTCACCTTCGTCGACAACAAGCTGGGCGAGCTGGTCAAGGCGGCCGACCCATCCAACACGGTGGTGATCGTGTCGGCCAAGCACGGCCAGTCACCTAACAGCCGTGCAGACCTCACCATCATCAACGACGGCGACATGATCGACGCGCTCAACTGCGCATGGGAAAAGTACGCCGCGACGTGCAAGGACGCGACCAAGCCGCATCTCGTTGCGCACGCGATGGACGACGACGGCATTCTGCTGTGGTTGAACGACCGCTCACCGGCCGCACTGCACTTTACGAAGCAGTTCCTGCTGGGCTACTCGGGTACAGGGCTGGGTTCGGATGCGGCGGGCAATGCCGTCGCCAAGCCCTTTACGCAAGCCGGCGCGAGCCGCTTCGTGGTGGGCGAGGAGGTGGCTGACTTCTTTGGCGCGAAGCCCAGCGATGATCGCGTTCCGGATGTCGTCGGTATCGCGCAGCAGGGCACGGTGTGGGCTGGCAGCAAGCTATCGAAGATCGCCGAGCACGGCGGCTTCCGTCCCGAAAATCGCCATGTGCCGATCGTGGTGTGGGGGGCGGGTGTCAACGCTGGCATCGTGGACGAGCGCGTCGATACCAATCAGATCGCGCCGACCATCCTGAGCGAGCTGGGCCTCAAGCCGCATGAACTGCAAGCCGTGCAGATCGAAGGCACGAAGCGTCTGCCGCATCTGCATTGA
- a CDS encoding MipA/OmpV family protein, with translation MLLPSRAPLRLLLRLSLVLVSALSISAAQAQTAPAANAENSAEAGDWSIAVGPAIYMSPKYPGAKSSFVFPWIDQEIEYRHRFFSKGMDFAGVYLANDDTWQVGGNFQFDPTWRHAHDDARLNGLGNVNATVRAKAFAQYTVSFLTLSTDAEQDILGNRQGLIANADAYASAPVGRWLFSLGTGVSWTNGQYTRTFFGVDDGQSARSGLPVFATHAGLRDIHFNAIVTCKLDDRWTANGSLTVARLRGDAADSPITQRRQQTTAMASLTYRFR, from the coding sequence ATGCTGCTGCCTTCGCGTGCCCCGCTCCGCCTTCTGCTCCGTCTTTCCTTGGTCTTGGTTAGCGCGTTGTCAATCAGCGCTGCCCAGGCACAGACGGCCCCTGCCGCCAACGCGGAAAACAGCGCCGAGGCCGGCGACTGGAGCATCGCTGTCGGCCCGGCGATTTACATGTCGCCCAAGTATCCCGGTGCAAAATCAAGCTTCGTGTTTCCGTGGATCGATCAGGAGATCGAATACCGGCATCGCTTCTTTTCCAAGGGGATGGACTTTGCAGGCGTGTACCTCGCCAACGACGACACATGGCAGGTGGGCGGCAACTTCCAGTTCGACCCGACGTGGCGCCATGCGCATGACGACGCGCGCCTGAATGGTCTGGGCAATGTCAACGCCACGGTGCGCGCCAAGGCGTTCGCGCAGTACACGGTGTCGTTCCTCACGCTGTCCACCGATGCGGAGCAGGACATCCTCGGCAACCGCCAGGGGTTGATCGCCAACGCCGATGCCTACGCGAGCGCGCCGGTCGGCCGCTGGCTGTTCAGCCTTGGCACCGGCGTGTCGTGGACGAACGGTCAGTACACGCGTACGTTCTTTGGCGTGGACGATGGGCAGAGCGCGCGTTCGGGCCTGCCGGTATTTGCCACGCATGCGGGGCTGCGCGACATCCACTTCAACGCCATCGTCACGTGCAAGCTCGATGACCGGTGGACGGCCAATGGCTCGCTCACGGTGGCACGGCTGCGTGGCGATGCGGCAGACAGTCCGATCACCCAGCGCCGCCAGCAGACCACGGCCATGGCCTCGCTCACGTACCGGTTCCGCTGA